The genome window CAGTGAAGATTCCGCCCAGGCCAAACATGACGCAGGGTCCGAACTGGGCGTCCCTGGTCAGACCGACCACCAGCTCGCGATCTCCCTTCACCATCTGCTGAACCAGAACCTCCTTGACTGAGGCCTCTGGATTGGAGACCAGTTTTTGGAAAGCTTCACGGACATCTTTTTCGTCCCGCAGGTTCAGGGCGATGACGTCCAGCTCGGTTTTGTGAGTCAGTTCTTCTCCTGAACCTTTCAGGACTATAGGATAGCCAATCTCCCCGGCCGCAGCGACCGCGTCGTCTTCGGCGCTGACGACCTTTTCCTTGGTGACGTTAATGCCGTATTCTGCTAAAAGCAGCTTTGATTCATACTCGGATAATGTCTTGGCGCCCCGCTGTAAAGCCTCTTCAATAATTTTCATCTCTTCTCTTGTCTCCTTTTCAGTTTTACGCTGGTGACTCTAAAAATCGCCTGTACTCGGCCATTAAGTGCAAAATCCGTACTGCTCTCTCCGGTGTCGGGAAAGAGACCAGTTTATAATCGTCTTTTCCCTGGAACCCTCCGTGGCCACGGGCGCCAGGTCGCCCTCGTTTCCGCTGCCCACAAACTTGTTGAACCCCACTCCTTCATCCAGCCCCCAGAATAACATCTGAGCGCCAAGATTACCACTTTAAGAG of Deltaproteobacteria bacterium contains these proteins:
- a CDS encoding acetate--CoA ligase family protein yields the protein MKIIEEALQRGAKTLSEYESKLLLAEYGINVTKEKVVSAEDDAVAAAGEIGYPIVLKGSGEELTHKTELDVIALNLRDEKDVREAFQKLVSNPEASVKEVLVQQMVKGDRELVVGLTRDAQFGPCVMFGLGGIFTEVLEDVSFRVAPLTRWDAMDMMEDFRAKKILDAFRGQPPVDREALADILIAIGNIGMELEKVREIDINPMKILDDKPIAVDALVVLDND